A genomic stretch from Bradyrhizobium quebecense includes:
- a CDS encoding glutamine--tRNA ligase/YqeY domain fusion protein, whose amino-acid sequence MTIDTTAEAGRDFIRDIVQADLSSHKHNRIVTRFPPEPNGYLHIGHAKSIALNFGIAQEFGGQCNLRFDDTNPTKEEQEYIDSIQADVHWLGYDWGKNLFFASDYFERLYDWAEGLIKAGYAYVDDQSQEEIRLSRGTLTEPGKNSPFRDRSVEENLDLFRRMKAGEFSNGARVLRAKIDMAAGNINLRDPVLYRILHAHHPRTGDKWSIYPSYDYAHGQSDAIEGITHSICTLEFEDHRPLYEWLLDKLPVPSKPHQYEMARLNLTYTLLSKRVLTQLVRDGHVSGWDDPRMPTIAGLKRRGVPPAAVREFIKRIGVAKANSVVDVGMLEFCIREELNRTSLRRMAVLRPLKVVIENYPEGQVEEIEAINHPDNPDAGTRKIAFGRELYIERDDFMENPPKKFFRLSPGNEVRLRYAYFIKCTSVVKNDAGEIVELRATYDPATKGGNAPDGRKVKATMHWLPAAQSKPAEIRIYNQLFANPSPNAADFAADLNPQSLEVLSDARVEPAIAESNSPDVMQFERQGYFVRDADSTPDRLVFNRTIGLRDTFAKEVGGKG is encoded by the coding sequence ATGACGATTGACACGACGGCAGAGGCAGGGCGCGACTTCATCCGCGACATCGTCCAGGCCGATCTCTCCTCCCACAAGCACAATCGGATCGTGACCCGCTTCCCGCCGGAGCCGAACGGCTACCTGCATATCGGTCACGCCAAGTCGATTGCCCTGAATTTCGGCATCGCGCAGGAGTTCGGCGGCCAGTGCAATTTGCGCTTCGACGACACCAATCCGACCAAGGAGGAGCAGGAGTACATCGACTCGATCCAGGCCGACGTGCACTGGCTCGGCTACGATTGGGGCAAAAACCTCTTCTTTGCGTCGGACTATTTCGAGCGCCTGTACGATTGGGCCGAGGGCCTGATCAAGGCTGGCTACGCCTATGTCGACGATCAGTCGCAGGAGGAGATCCGGCTGTCCCGCGGTACGCTGACCGAGCCCGGCAAGAACTCGCCGTTCCGCGACCGGTCGGTCGAGGAGAACCTCGACCTGTTCCGCCGCATGAAGGCCGGCGAGTTCTCGAACGGCGCCCGCGTGCTGCGCGCCAAAATCGACATGGCCGCCGGCAACATCAACCTGCGCGATCCCGTGCTGTACCGCATCCTGCACGCCCACCATCCGCGCACCGGCGACAAATGGTCGATCTATCCGAGCTACGACTACGCGCACGGCCAGTCGGATGCGATCGAAGGCATCACCCATTCGATCTGTACGCTGGAGTTCGAGGATCACCGCCCGCTCTATGAGTGGCTGCTCGACAAGCTGCCGGTGCCGTCGAAGCCGCACCAGTACGAAATGGCGCGGCTGAATTTGACCTACACGCTGCTGTCCAAGCGCGTGCTGACGCAGCTCGTTCGTGACGGCCATGTCTCGGGCTGGGACGATCCGCGGATGCCGACCATTGCTGGCCTGAAGCGGCGCGGCGTGCCGCCGGCTGCGGTGCGCGAGTTCATCAAGCGCATCGGCGTCGCCAAGGCCAACAGCGTGGTTGATGTCGGCATGCTCGAATTCTGCATCCGCGAGGAGCTGAACCGCACGTCGCTGCGCCGCATGGCGGTGCTGCGGCCGCTCAAGGTGGTGATCGAGAACTATCCGGAAGGGCAGGTCGAGGAGATCGAGGCGATCAACCATCCCGACAATCCGGACGCCGGCACCCGCAAGATCGCGTTCGGCCGCGAGCTCTATATCGAGCGCGACGACTTCATGGAAAACCCGCCGAAGAAGTTCTTCCGCCTCTCGCCCGGCAATGAGGTGCGGCTGCGCTATGCCTACTTCATCAAGTGCACCAGCGTCGTGAAGAACGACGCCGGCGAGATCGTCGAGCTGCGCGCGACCTACGATCCCGCGACCAAGGGCGGCAACGCGCCCGATGGCCGCAAGGTGAAGGCGACGATGCACTGGTTGCCGGCGGCGCAGTCGAAGCCGGCGGAAATCCGCATCTACAATCAGCTCTTCGCCAACCCGAGCCCGAACGCCGCCGATTTCGCCGCCGACCTCAATCCGCAGTCGCTGGAAGTGCTCAGCGATGCGCGGGTCGAGCCTGCGATCGCCGAGAGCAATTCGCCCGACGTGATGCAGTTCGAGCGGCAGGGCTATTTCGTGCGCGATGCGGATTCGACGCCGGACAGGCTGGTGTTCAACCGCACCATCGGCCTGCGCGACACCTTCGCCAAGGAAGTCGGCGGCAAGGGTTAG
- a CDS encoding ArsR/SmtB family transcription factor, whose amino-acid sequence MHAFDILGDPVRRRILELLATGEHSSGDVVAVVQHEFGITQSAVSQQLRILRDAGFASVRADGTRRIYAVEPGRLREVDAWLDRFRALWLPRLDALATEVARGKRKRRHQE is encoded by the coding sequence GTGCACGCCTTCGACATCCTCGGCGATCCCGTCCGCCGGCGTATCCTGGAGTTGCTGGCGACCGGCGAGCACAGTTCGGGCGACGTCGTCGCCGTCGTGCAGCACGAGTTCGGCATCACCCAATCGGCGGTCTCGCAGCAGCTGCGGATCCTGCGCGACGCCGGTTTTGCGTCGGTGCGCGCCGACGGCACGCGCCGCATCTATGCCGTCGAGCCGGGGCGGCTGCGCGAGGTCGACGCCTGGCTGGACCGGTTCAGGGCGCTCTGGCTGCCGCGTCTCGATGCGCTCGCGACCGAAGTCGCCCGCGGCAAACGAAAACGGCGCCATCAGGAATGA
- the gltA gene encoding citrate synthase — MDAKSSKTATLTIGNKNYDFPILSGTVGPDVIDIGKLYGQAGVFTYDPGFTSTGSCQSKITYIDGDAGILEYRGYPIEQLAEHGDFLETCYLLLYGELPTPAQKKDFDYRVIHHTMVHEQMARFFQGFRRDAHPMAIMVAAVGALAAFYHDSTDINDPRQRMIASMRMIAKVPTLAAMAYKYTIGQPFMYPKNSLSFAENFLQMCFSVPCEEYKINPVLADALDKIFILHADHEQNASTSTVRIAGSSGANPFACIAAGIACLWGPAHGGANEAALAMLSSIGTVDKIPEFIARVKDKNSEVRLMGFGHRVYKNYDPRAKIMQKMCHAVLAETGHGNDPMLKVALELEKIALSDPYFIDRKLYPNVDFYSGITLKAMGFPTSMFTVLFAVARTVGWISQWSEMIEDPQQKIGRPRQLYTGVARRDYVTIDKRK; from the coding sequence ATGGACGCAAAATCCAGCAAGACAGCCACACTCACCATTGGCAACAAGAACTACGATTTCCCGATCCTGAGCGGCACGGTTGGGCCTGATGTCATCGACATCGGCAAGCTCTACGGCCAGGCCGGGGTGTTCACCTACGACCCCGGCTTCACCTCGACCGGCAGCTGCCAGTCGAAGATCACCTATATCGACGGCGACGCCGGTATCCTCGAATACCGCGGCTACCCGATCGAGCAGCTCGCCGAGCACGGCGACTTCCTCGAAACCTGCTACCTGCTGCTCTATGGGGAGCTTCCGACCCCGGCGCAGAAGAAGGATTTCGACTATCGCGTGATCCATCACACGATGGTGCATGAGCAGATGGCCCGCTTCTTCCAGGGCTTCCGCCGCGACGCGCATCCGATGGCGATCATGGTTGCTGCCGTCGGCGCGCTCGCCGCGTTCTACCACGACTCCACCGACATCAACGATCCGCGGCAGCGCATGATCGCCTCGATGCGGATGATCGCGAAGGTGCCGACGCTGGCGGCGATGGCCTACAAGTACACCATCGGCCAGCCCTTCATGTATCCGAAGAACTCGCTCTCCTTCGCCGAGAACTTCCTGCAGATGTGCTTCAGCGTGCCCTGCGAGGAATACAAGATCAACCCGGTGCTCGCCGACGCGCTCGACAAGATCTTCATCCTGCATGCCGATCACGAGCAGAACGCGTCGACCTCGACGGTGCGTATCGCCGGCTCCTCCGGCGCCAACCCGTTCGCCTGCATCGCGGCCGGCATCGCCTGCCTGTGGGGTCCGGCCCATGGCGGCGCCAACGAAGCCGCGCTCGCCATGCTGTCGTCGATCGGAACGGTCGACAAGATTCCCGAATTCATCGCCAGGGTGAAGGACAAGAACAGCGAAGTCCGCCTGATGGGCTTCGGTCACCGGGTCTACAAGAACTACGATCCGCGCGCCAAGATCATGCAGAAGATGTGTCACGCGGTGCTGGCCGAGACCGGCCATGGCAATGACCCGATGCTGAAGGTTGCGCTCGAGCTCGAGAAGATCGCGCTCAGCGATCCCTACTTCATCGACCGCAAGCTCTACCCGAACGTCGACTTCTATTCGGGCATCACGCTGAAGGCGATGGGCTTCCCGACCTCGATGTTCACCGTGCTGTTCGCGGTCGCCCGCACCGTCGGCTGGATCAGCCAGTGGAGCGAGATGATCGAGGATCCGCAGCAGAAGATCGGCCGTCCGCGCCAGCTCTACACCGGCGTCGCGCGCCGCGACTATGTGACGATCGACAAGCGCAAGTAG
- the lpxB gene encoding lipid-A-disaccharide synthase, with amino-acid sequence MQARSPSSGRRIFLIATEESGDRLGAALMKVLRQRLGDAVQFSGVGGREMTGEGIDPLFPIEELSIIGFAAVVKQLPKVLQLIRRTADAVLADAPDMLVIIDSPDFTHRVARRVRARNPNIAIVDYVSPSVWAWRPGRARAMRRYVDHVLALLPFEPEEYRKLQGPPCSYVGHPLTEQLTSLRPNEEEQKRRDAQPPVLLVLPGSRRSEIRHHLALFGAALGQLSKQTPFEVVLPTMPHLEAMVREGVASWPVVPRLAVGEIEKRAAFRVARAALAKSGTVTLELALSGIPMVTAYRVGAAEAFILRRAIRVSSVILANLVIGSDIIPEFLQENCTPDKLAQALGDVLADSPDRLRQLVAFATMDGKMSTGDQPPSVRAADIVLAEMSRRSD; translated from the coding sequence ATGCAGGCGCGCAGTCCCAGCAGCGGCCGCAGGATCTTCCTCATCGCGACCGAGGAGTCCGGCGACCGCCTTGGCGCGGCACTGATGAAGGTGCTGCGCCAGCGCCTTGGCGATGCCGTGCAATTTTCCGGCGTCGGCGGCCGGGAGATGACGGGCGAGGGCATCGATCCCCTGTTTCCGATCGAGGAGCTCTCGATCATCGGCTTTGCCGCCGTCGTGAAGCAATTGCCGAAGGTCCTGCAATTGATCCGACGCACGGCCGATGCCGTGCTCGCCGATGCGCCTGACATGCTCGTCATCATCGACAGCCCTGACTTCACCCACCGCGTCGCGCGCCGCGTCCGTGCGCGCAACCCGAACATTGCGATCGTCGACTACGTGTCGCCATCGGTCTGGGCGTGGCGGCCGGGCCGGGCGCGCGCGATGCGACGCTATGTCGATCACGTGCTCGCGCTGCTGCCGTTCGAACCGGAGGAATATCGCAAGCTGCAGGGACCGCCATGCAGCTATGTCGGGCATCCCCTGACCGAGCAGCTCACTTCGCTTCGGCCGAACGAGGAGGAGCAGAAGCGGCGGGATGCGCAGCCGCCGGTCCTGCTGGTTCTGCCCGGAAGCCGGCGCAGCGAGATCAGGCATCATCTGGCGCTGTTCGGCGCGGCGCTCGGCCAGCTCAGCAAGCAAACCCCGTTCGAGGTCGTGCTTCCCACCATGCCGCATCTCGAGGCCATGGTGCGCGAAGGCGTCGCGTCGTGGCCCGTGGTGCCGCGGCTCGCCGTCGGCGAGATCGAGAAGCGCGCGGCATTCCGCGTGGCCCGCGCGGCGCTCGCAAAGTCGGGGACGGTGACGCTGGAGCTCGCGCTGTCAGGCATTCCGATGGTGACGGCCTATCGCGTCGGTGCCGCCGAGGCGTTCATCCTGCGCCGTGCGATCCGGGTGTCGTCGGTGATCCTCGCCAATCTCGTGATCGGCAGCGACATCATTCCCGAGTTCCTGCAGGAGAACTGCACGCCGGACAAGCTCGCGCAAGCGCTGGGTGATGTCCTCGCGGATTCGCCCGACCGTCTGCGGCAGCTCGTGGCGTTCGCGACGATGGACGGGAAGATGTCGACCGGCGACCAGCCGCCGAGCGTCCGCGCCGCCGACATTGTGCTCGCGGAAATGAGCCGGCGCTCAGACTAG
- a CDS encoding SRPBCC family protein has product MRIDPVAYVGAVIREVVVRKRDGKPARAVIATRSYDTDIADLWDALTNPERIPRWFLPISGDLKLGGRYQFEGQAGGQITACEPPRQLAVTWEFAGTVSWVTVTLADDGSSGTRLELEHLSVIEDDFWDRYGPGAVGVGWDLALMGLALYFVTPPGQPFDRAAAAAWPASADGKDFIRRSSADWCRASIKAGTDEAAARKAEANTTAFYCGEPEPGGGG; this is encoded by the coding sequence ATGAGGATCGATCCTGTCGCCTATGTCGGAGCCGTTATTCGTGAAGTCGTCGTCAGGAAACGCGATGGCAAGCCGGCGCGGGCGGTGATTGCGACGCGCAGCTACGACACCGACATCGCCGACCTCTGGGACGCGCTGACCAATCCCGAGCGCATTCCGCGTTGGTTCCTGCCGATCTCCGGAGACCTAAAACTCGGCGGCCGCTACCAGTTCGAGGGGCAGGCCGGCGGTCAGATCACGGCCTGCGAGCCGCCGCGTCAGCTTGCTGTGACTTGGGAGTTTGCTGGCACTGTCAGCTGGGTGACGGTGACGCTGGCTGACGACGGTTCCAGCGGAACCCGTTTGGAGCTGGAGCACCTCTCGGTCATCGAAGATGACTTCTGGGATCGCTATGGGCCTGGCGCGGTCGGGGTCGGCTGGGACCTCGCCTTGATGGGGCTCGCTTTGTACTTCGTGACGCCGCCGGGACAGCCATTCGACCGCGCGGCCGCCGCGGCCTGGCCTGCGTCGGCCGACGGCAAGGATTTCATCCGCCGCAGCAGCGCCGACTGGTGCCGAGCCTCGATCAAGGCCGGCACGGATGAGGCGGCCGCGCGCAAGGCAGAAGCCAACACCACCGCGTTCTATTGCGGCGAGCCTGAACCCGGCGGCGGAGGCTAG